The nucleotide sequence TCTTGGTCAGCTCCCACTGGTAGGCGTACAGATTCTCCAGATAGCTCTGGTCCCAAGTGGTTGGGGTCGAGTTCCAGGTGACCTCCAGCCCACTGGTGATCGCGTCCCGGCCCTTGCCGGTGTTGAAGCTCTGCTTCCAACCCAGGCCCTGCTCCTCGAGCGGCGCACCCTCGGGTTCCGGACCCACGTACAGATTCGGGTCGGCCGCACCGTGGGTCTTGCCGAACGTATGCCCGCCCGCGACCAGCGCCACCGTCTCCTCGTCGTTCATCGCCATCCGGGCGAAGGTCTCACGGATGTCCCGGGCCGAACCCAACGCGTCCGGGACGCCGTTCGGTCCTTCGGGGTTCACGTAGATCAGACCCATCTGCACTGCGGCCAAGGGGTTCTCCAGCTGGCGGTCGCCGGTGTAGCGCTCGTCGCCCAGCCACGTCTGCTCCGGACCCCAGTACACGTCCTCGTCCGGCTCCCAGACGTCCGGACGACCGCCGGCGAAGCCGAAGGTCTTGAAGCCCATCGTCTCCAGCGCCCGGTTACCGGTGAAGATGATCAGGTCGGCCCACGAGAGGGTGCGGCCGTACTTCTTCTTCACCGGCCACAGCAGCCGACGCGCCTTGTCCAGGTTGCCGTTGTCGGGCCAGCTGTTGAGCGGGGCGAAGCGCTGCATGCCGGCGCCGGCGCCGCCGCGACCGTCACTGATGCGGTAGGTGCCCGCGCTGTGCCACGCCATCCGGATCATGAAGGGGCCGTAGTGGCCGAAGTCGGCGGGCCACCACTCCTGCGAGGTGGTCAGCACCTCGTCGACGTCCCGCGCCAGGGCGTCCAGGTCGACCGTGTTGAAAGCGGCGGCGTAGTCGAAGCTCTCGCCCATCGGGTTCGCGACAGCGGGGTGCTTGCGGAGGATCTTGAGATTCAGCTGCTTGGGCCACCAGTCCTGGTTCCCACCGCCTTCGGTCGGGTGGTGTCGGACATTGGCGTTGTTCACGGGGCACTGGGCCTCGCTCTCCGACGATTGCATGTCGCCGACGACTGCGTTGTGGTTCTCAGACACGGGAATCCTTCCGGGAGTTGGGGATCGGGGCCGGGGGCACCGAGCGAGCGGAGCATTCGGGGCACAGGCCCCAGTAGGTGACCTCGGCCTCGTCGATCGAGAAGCCGTTGTCGTCGGAGGCAGTGAGGCAGGGGGCCTCACCGACGGCACAGTCCACATCGGTGATGACGGCGCACGCCCGGCACACCAGGTGGTGGTGGTTGTCCACCACCCGCGACTCATACCGCGCCACCGAACCCGACGGCTGAATGACCCGCAGCAGACCCGCCGCGGCCAGCCGGTGCAGACAGTCATAGACCGTCTGGCGGGACACCTGGGGATGATCGACCTTCACCGCGCCGATGATCGAATCCGTGTCGGCGTGCGGATGCGTTTCCACCGCGCGAAGCACCGCCAGCCGCGGGCGCGTCACACTCAACGCGGCCTCCCGCAACATCTGCTCGAAACGCCCGATCGATGTCATCCCCCGCAGTGTGACCTCATTTCTGGATCAAGTCAAGAAAAGAACCGGGGAAAGATCTGCCAGTTCTCTTGAGCCGGAGGGCCGCGTTCGCCATTGCATAACGGGCCGGCGCACTCTCGCCTGATCGTGCAGCCAGATCACCGGCGCACAGGCAGATACAAAGTGGGCCGACCCCCGCCACCGGCGACGCTTCGCCGAGGCCACGGGCGGACTGCATACCGGGTGCACCAACCGTGGGACTCCACCACCACCACAGATCCTGTCGCTGCACCCGAACTCACCGTTTCGGTGTTTGTCAAGGGGTTTAAGCCTGGATCCACCGACCCGGGTCGGGGGTTGATCCTTCTCGGGGCAAGTTGATCTTGCCGTCGTGGGGCGTGGTTGATCCGCCGGTGTGCCAGCTGTCCGGTGGGGCGTGTTGATTTCGGGGTGATGCTGGGGGTGGTTGTCCGGGTGCGTCAGCGGGCCCATTTTGGTGGTGGGCCGCAGGCCCGGGTGAACAGCAGATCCCATCCTTGCTGCCAGGGCCCGTTGGTCGGCAGGTGCAGGGTCAGGGTGTTGGCGGTGCCCGAGACCCGGGTCGGGACGTTGATCAGGGTCCGGCGGATCGTTGCGGTGGTGGCCTTGGTCGAGGTCCCTTGCGCGATGGTCGCGGCGGCGCGGGTGAGACATCCCATGGCGAATGGTGTCAAGCTGCGGTGGTCTGCGCGACAGCTTCGTGATGCTGCCAGGCGGTGTTCTCGTCGTAGAGGGTCCCGGTCTTGATGCAACCGTGCTGGATGCCTACGAGCCGATTTGCCAGCTGCCGGAGCGCGGCGTGGTGACCGATGTTGCGGGCGCGCATCGCGTCGTAGTAGGCCCGGGCGCCGCGTGAGCCGCTCAATGCGGAGTAGGCCTGTTGATGCAGCGCGTCACCGAGTCGTCGGTTGGTGGCAAACCTTGCCAGGACCGTGGTTTTCTTGCCGGAGGCTCGGGTGATCGGGCTCTGCCCGGAGTAATTCTTGCGGGCTCGGGCGTTGGCGAACCTGGTCTTGTCGTCGCCGAATTCTCCGAGCACACGGGCGGCGAGGACGATGCCCAGGCCCGGCTGGCTGAGGTAGATCTCAGCGGCCGGGTGGTGGCCAAAATTTTCTGCCACCACCTCGCCGAGCTGCCGGATCTGCTCGTTGAATGTCATCAGCATCGCCACGTGCGCGGTGACGACCGCCGCGTAGGCGGCTTCGGTGGCCAGTGGTTGGCGCAGCGCTGGTGCTCGTAATAGGGCCAGGAGAGCGTCGGCTTTGTCCTGGACGTGATGGCGACGTGCGGCGGTCAGCGCAGAGACAATCTGGCTGCGGGTCAGCTTCTTGGCGCGCTCTGGGTCCGGTGCCCGGCCTAAAAGGAGAAGACTGTCGAGCGCCGTCAAGTCTGAGAAAGCCTGCACTGCAATGGGAAAGAACTCATTGAGCGCGGATCTCAGGCGAAGTTGCTGGCGGGTCCGTTCCCACACTGCGGTCTGGTGGGCGCGGGCGAGCAACTTCACCGCATCAGCCAGGTCGCTGTCACCGGCGATCTGGCGATGGTGGGCCCGGTCCAAACGGACGATCTCGGCCAGCACGTGCGCGTCTCCGGCGTCGCTCTTGGCGCCGGAGGTGGAATAGCGTTCCCGGTATCGCGCCGAGGACAGCGGGTTGATCGCGAACACCTGGTAGCCGGCTGCACGAAGTGCGGTCACCCACGGACCGCGGTCGGTTTCGATGCCGATGATGACCTGTGCGGCGGCTTCATCGGCCGGCAGTTCGGTCCATTCCGGTGGGGCGTGGGCGGCGAGCACGGCGTGCAGTCTGGTGACCCCCTCCAATCCTTCCGGGAGTCGGATCTTGGCCAACTTCTTGCCCGCATCGTCCTCCAGTTCTATGTCGTGATGGTCCTCGGCCCAGTCGTCCCCGACGAACAGCATGCGGTGCCTCATCTCCTGATGGTGCTCGAGCCGAACCGGTCGACAGCAACCCAGCAGACCCTGCAACCTAATGAAAGTGCTCACGCCGAAGCGGGCACGACATCCCATCAGCAGTCCGGCTGCCGGCAACCGGCGGGCGCACGGTCTCACCCAAGGCTTCATCCCCTTGATCAGGGAAGGCCAGGTTGAAGTGAGTGCTGTCCCGCCGGCTGCTGCCACCACCGATCCTTCCAGAGGAGAGGTTCGGCTGATCTCATTAGGTTGAAAGCGATGCACGCCAACACCAACCATGCAGCGTTGGCTGTGAACCGTCCGGACGTTATCTCGAGCTGGAGCCGTCGGCGGGGCTGTGAGCTGGGAGGATGCGTCGTGGACGGTGTTGAGGTGTCGGAGGCGTGTTGGGGCGGCGGCGGCGGTGCGGGCGCGGTCTTTGCGGGAGTTTGTTGCCGGAGCCGGTCGATTTCTGCGCGTAGGTTCGGTTGGGCGTAGAGCCAGGAGCGGGACACGCCGGCTTCGCGGGCGACGGAGTCGAACGTGACGGGCGCGGCGTCGGCGGTGATCCGTGTGAGGGCGGCCTCGGCCTGGCGGCGGGTCTGGCTGGCTCGTTTCCGGGCCGCTGCGAGTAGGTGCGCGGAGTTGTCAGATCGCATCGGAGCCTCGTCGTGAGGTGGGAGATAGGTTGGTGGGTGGGGTGTTTGGATGCCTTCGATCATGCGGTCGAGGTTGGTCAGGACTTGTTGGTTCATTTGGGCGACGCGGGAGTGGCCGACAGCCTGGCAGGTGTTGATCAGGGTGAGGGTGCGGCCGCGGTGTTCTCGTAGTTCGGGCAGGAACTCCGGTCCGGTGAGGAAGACCGGGCAGGTCAGGCAGGCGTTGGCGTGCGGGCAGCTTTTCTGCACCGGGAGTCCGCAGTAGCCGTGCGGCAGTGTTTGGGTTGCGATGCCGTAGCGGGTTTTCGCCCATTGCGCCTGTGCGAGTGGGCCGTCGGGGTCAAGGGTGACGTGTTCGCCGTTGATGTTGACCTTGGTGGCCTGTTCCCAGCGTCGCCGAAGGCGTCTGGTCGGTGATCCGGGCGTAGTGGGCGGTCATCTGGGTTGATTCGTGGTCCAGCAGCACCCGGACGACTTCCTGCGGGACGTCGCGGTTGATCAGTCGGCAGGCGAAGGTGTGACGCCATTGATGGGGAGTCAGATGCACGGGATCGCCTTGTTCGTCGCGGATGTCGCAGACCTTCAGCCAATGCAGCATCATCAGTCGGTAGCTGTAGTAGGTCATCGCGCGTTGCCCGTTGGCGTTGCCGGTCAAAGCGGGGAACAGGTGCGGGTGGGCGCCGGGCCATTGTTCAGCGACTATTGTTTGCTGCCTGCAGATCTCGGTTTCTAGTTCCTCATCGATCGGCACGGCCGCCTCGCGGCGCATCTTGTGGTTGACGTATCGCAGGTAGGGGGCGCCCCAGGGCCCCGGCAAAGTCGGGTTGACAATTCTTGAGCTGCGGCGATGGGTTGCGACACGCCGGGAGGGGCGGTTTGCGGGTGGGCGTGGCCCACGGTGATGATCATGAAGGTTCTTGAGGCCACTCACTCACAGCCAAGGACCACGCCCGATGTCATCATCACCCAGGTATACCGTCGTTGACCAATTCGACGAAGATGAGTTCCCCGACATCCCCACGGCGCCGGCGGCGTTGCTCCGAGCCCTGCGATCGGTTCCCGACCCCCGCAGCGCGCGCGGCCGCCGGCACGGCTTGTCCACCATTTTGGCGGTGGCCGCGTGCGCGGTGATCGCCGGTGCCCGCTCCTTCGTCGCCATCGCCGAATGGGCCGCCGACACCGCACCAGCAGTATTGGCCAAACTTGGCGTATCCAGTGAGAGACCCTGCGAGTCGACGATCCGGCGAACCCTGAACAGGATCAACGCCGACGGTTTGGATGTCATCGTCGGGACCTGGGCCGCTGTGGTCGCCACCGCGTCGAAAACATTTCAAGTGATCGCAGTCGACGGCAAATCGGTCCGGGGATCCGCCGTGGCCGGCGGCCGGTGCCGACATCTGCTCTCAGCGCTCACTCACACCGCAGGCCTGGTCCTGGGGCAGTTGGACGTCGATGTCAAAACCAACGAGATCCCCATGTTCGCCGAGCTTTTAGACAACATCGAGTTGCTCGGTGCGTTGGTCACCGCCGATGCGATGCACTGCCAGAAAATCCATGCCAAGTATCTCGTGGAGCAACGCGGAGCGCATTACCTGCTCACCGTGAAAGGTAACCAACCGACGCTGCGGCGGCGACTGGCCCAACTCCCATGGAACGACGTCGACGTCACCGACACCCAGAAGGACCGCGGACACGGACGGATCGAGAAACGAACCCTCAAGGTAACTGGTCAGGTGTGGGCGGGTAGCCAGGGGTTCCTGCTGGTCAGCTGGGTGAGGGCGGCCAGGGCTGGTACGCCGTGTTTTGCGGTCGTTTGTAGGTAGGAGCGGAGGTCCGCGAAGTGTCCGGCTCCTTTTTCGGTGCGCATGGTGCCCGATATTTTCTGTCGGATCTTGGTCATGCGGATCTCTTGTTCGGTGGGGTTGTTGGTGAACGGGATCGCCGGGTCGGAGGCGAATTTGAGGTAGTCGACTTCTCTGCGGTGGATGCGGCGGGCCAGTGCTCGGTGTTTGCGGCCGATGGCGCCGTCGGGGTGGGTGGCGGCGAGGAGGGCGTGCCGGATCTTGACGGTTTCGGCGGCGATGACCGCCTGGTCGACGGGGGTGTCGGGGTGGGCGGCGGCCGCTTTGTGCAGGGTGAGCAGCGCGTCGCGGACTTGCTGCGCCCAGCACCAGGCGCCGGGCAGGTCTGTGTTGCTGGCGTGGTGGTGGTCGGTGACGGCCTGTAGCTCGCGGAGCAGATGCGCATTGCACAGCGCATGCCGCGCGGCGGTGTAGGTGTCATACGGTGCCCACGCGTCGTGGACGGCGGTGCCGGTGAAGCCGGGCAGGATGTTCATCTTGGCCATCGCTTCGGTACCGCGTCTGCGGTGGAAGAACAGTCTGGTGAAGGCCGGGGTGGACGCGGAGTGCAGCCAGTGGTTGCGACCTTCGCAGCGCAGCCCGGTCTCATCAAAGTGCACCACCGGAGAGGATTTCAAGCGGGCGGTGACCTGGGCCAAAAATTCGCCCAGGTCACCGGCGGCGCGACTGGTCACCGCGGCGACGGTGCCATCAGAGACAGGAATGCCGAACAGTTCGCTGATGGCCTGGGCGGTCCGCTTCTTGGACAGGAACTGCCCCATGAACAGATAGATGACGACCGCGCACATCACCGGCCCGTACTGCACGGGTCCGCCCGCCTGGGCGGGTGTGTCGCCGGTCGAGGTCTTCCCGCAGTGGCAGCGGCGGCTGATGATCTGATGTTCGGTGACGTGCACTTTGATCGGCGGGATGTCGAAGACCTGCCGGCGTGAGCAGCCAACCTCGGTCGCATCGGCCAGATCCGATCCGCAGCCAGTGCAGCAGCTCGGTTCGTGGCGGATCACCACATCCGGGTCGGCGACCTGGGCTGAAGTCTGCCCGCGGTGCCCGTCCTGTCCGCCGGGCTTGCGTGTGGACGGCGTGCGCAGCGACCTGGTCTTCGCCTTGCCGGGTCCGTCCGCCGATGGTGGCTTCGAGGAGTTCTGCGAGTTGGTCCGCAACCGTGCTTCCAGGTCCGCGACCCGCACCTTTAATGCCGCATTCTCGGCGCGGAGGATGTTCAGTTCGGTGCGCATTTCGACGATCAGTTCCACCAGTTCGGCGTACGTCGGCTGCGTCATTCCATTATTATCGCATCAGACAACACCATTGTTCGGCGACACGCCGACACGGCTCACCCCACATAGATCGACATTCTCCGGTCTATTCGCCCAATGAATGACAGTCTATTTCACCGCGGTGAGACCTGACCAGTTACCCCTCAAAGTCGTCACCATCGCCGCGGGAATTCTGTTTCCGCACGCCGCCCAGGCGATTCAGGTGAGCAGAAAAGTCCGGTCGATCCGATCCAAGAAGTGGCATACCGAGACCGTCTACGCGGTCACCGACCTGCACCCGACCCAGGCGTCCGCCGCGCAGCTGGGCACCTGGCTCCGAGGACACTGGTCGATTGAAAACCGTTTGCACTGGGTCCGGGACGTCACCTTCGGTGAAGACCTGTCCCAGGCCCGCACCGGCAACGGACCCCAGGTCATGGCCACACTACGAAACCTGGCCATCGGACTTCTTCGACTGGACGGAGCCCGCAACATCGCAGAAGCCGTCCGACATCACGCCCGAGACCCCCACCGACCACTCAAACTCGTGCTGACCAGCTAAAACAGCCCGACATGAGCGATCTGCGACTTTGCCGGGGCCCTGGGGGGCGCCCTGTCCGTCGTGGATCAGGCACCCGAAGTCCAGACTGGTCGCATCCGATGCGCGTAGTCCGCAGCGGATGAGGATCAGGGTGAGCAGCCGGCACTGCGGATGCGACCACCGGTCCAGGTTGGCGGGCGATTCGATCTGCGCCATCACATGCTCGGACAACTGGCGGGACGCTGCGGGCGGTCGGCGGGGAGCATCGCCGGGGAAGAATGCGGCGGTGGTGGGTAGGCTGTCGTCCCACCCGTGCTGGCGGATCGCTTGGAAGAACGTGTGCAGGCAGGTGACGGCGTCCTCCCGCATGGCCTGGCTGCCGTTCTGGCCGGCCGGCCACCCGAGATAGCGTTCCAGCAGCGGTCGGTCGACGCCGGCCAGGGAAGAAATCGTCGGGCTGCACTGGTCAAGGAAACGGCTGAACCTGGTGACCGCCCCGGCGTCGACCAGGACGGTGCTGACGGCCAGCCCGGAGACCAGCCGCTGCCGGATCCACCGTTTAGCCAGATTCCGTAGCCAGGGCTGACTGATCCGGTCGAAACGTAAGTTGTTCCGGGCATTGTCAGTTTTGCCTGGGTTGCGGGTCACGCCCGGCAGGGTATGCAGTCGCCAGATGTCCCGGTCGTATTCCACCTCCCATCCGGTGCCCTGGGCCAGAAGCTCGACGGCGTTGCGGGCATGGATCAGGAAGCCCTGGTAGGAGCAGGAGGACTTGCTCGCAGTCATTGCTCTCCAATGGTCTTCGTCGTAGTCCAACAGGCTCGAGACCCCGGCGTTCGCCGCGACCCGGATCGCCCAGTTGATCACCGGAGTTGGTGCGGTGATGCTGTTGTCATCGAAGCGGCGTTGCACGGCGTATTGGAATTCCAGCTTCAGCTGCGGCGTCAGCGTGGAGAAGTTGATACGGGCCTTGCCGCGGTCCAGGCAATGGGTGATGTAGTCCTGGATCGCTGGTCGGCCGAGCTGACACCATCGGGTGTGGTGGGACTTGCAGAACAGCTGATGCCGATACTCGATCCACAAGCTGCAAAACGGCAGCCCGCGCTGCGCGTGGTCAGGTTCGGAAACGGTGGGAAACGTCGCCGCCCACGTCGCCGGCTCTGATTGACCCGAGCGGGTAAAGCGGCCGCGGTGTCGCGTGCACAACCCCAGACCATGAGTGCCGTAACGACATCCGTCCACGGCGCAGCCGGACAGTTCAATCCGGCCGTGCAGCAAAGGCCCCGGATCGGCCAGGAACACCGACATGTCCGGGCACCCCGCCGCCCGCCATCGGAAGCCGTGAGCGCTGCAGAGTCGATGCTCAGCCCCGGAGCGGTCGCATCCGAGCACCGAACACAGCGGCCGGCCCAGGATCCGGTCGCCCGGATCCGGCAGATACACCTCGACCCGGAACTGCGGACGCACTGCGGTCATCAATTTGGTCAGCAGTCCTGTCGAGGCCGGTCGCTGCCACGCCGTCTCGGCGGTCACAACGTCACCTCCCGTCCGATGAACCACCCGGCGGTCTCCAACGCCCGTCGGGCGTCCTCGACACCCAGATGACCGTAGGTGTCAATCGTGGTGATGATCGAAGCGTGCCCAAGGAGTTCCTTGACACTTTCCACCCCAGCAGCCCGCCGCAACAGCCAGGTGGCGTAGGTGTGACGGAACATGTGCGGGCCGAAAGTGATTCCGGTGCAACGACGTAGCCGCCGCACCAGGTCATAGACCGCCGGATAGGTCAGCGGCTGGCCGTGCGGTTGGCCGAACAGATTGACGAACACGTAGTCGCCAATCCAACGCTCCGTACTCGGTGCTCAGGTAGTCGGCATACAACCGCATCACGTCGGCGTTCGTCGGGATGGTCCGCCGACGGCCGGCCTTTACCCTGGCCCCGTTGTCGTTGCGGCGGGGCACCACCAGCACCTGTCGCTCGGCGATCATCAGGTCCTCGTGGCGCAAACCCAACACCTCGCCGACTCGGAGGCCGGTGTCCAGCAGCAAAGCGAACAGCAGCCGATCACGCAAGTGCTGGCAGGCATCCAAAATTGCTTGCACCTGATCGACGGTCAGCACCCGCGGTGTGGGGGTCACCGCGGGCACCGTGATCGTCCGGCGACGCTGCGGTCCGGACTTGCTGATGTGATGCAGGAACGGCTTGAACGAGGAGGAACCCCGGCCCCGCCCGGGCGGTGCAGTCGTCACCAGAAGCCCCGCCAACGGCTCCCCGTGTCGGGCATGAAACTCGCAGAACGAAGTCAGAGCAGCAAGTTTGCGGTTCACGCTCGACCCGCAGCATTGCCGCGGCGCCGACGGCAACACCGCCACCCGGCCGTCCCGCCCGGCCGGGGGCAGCTGCAGCCAACCCGCGAACGCGCCGACATCCTCCAACCTCGCCGACCGCCAATCCACGCCGCGGCCGGCCAAGAACACGAACCAATCCTTCAAGTCATGCGCATAGGCCCGGACCGTGTGCGGTGAACGCCCGATCGACGCCAGAAACGCCAGGAACCGCTCCACTGGCACCACCGGTGCCAAATCCTCGCCGAGCACCGTCCACGACCCGACACCCGAGCCCGGCATCACCAACCGCTGCACCCGCATCGCACCCTCCATCTCCGTGTTGGACAACGGCAGATAACCGCATCCAGCACGCAAACAGTGGGACGTTCAGCCTGTGTCGTGCACGTCGTGGACGCCGACGAGCTAACTTCAGATAACGCTCACCGGGTTCGCGCAGAACCAGATCTGGGTCGCCGTCGTCCAGTTGGCCACCGAGCTGACCGCCTGGTTGCAGATGCTGGCCTTGACGGGTACCGGAGCGCGCCGTTGGGAACCGAAACGACTGAGGCTTCAACTGTTCTCCGTCGCCGGGATCATCGCCCGCCGATCCCGACGCACCTACCTTCGGCTGTCCGGGCACGCCCCGCACCGGCACCTGTTCACCACCGGCCTGACCCGACTGCACGCCCTCCCGCAGGCCACTTGACCCCAAGCAACCCCACCCGACCAGCAACAAGAAGAACCACCGGAACGTGGAATCCGGCACCACCCAGGTGACCTTGGGTCGCTCCGACGAACCCGCAGACCCCGCGGCGGGCGTCACAACACCAGATCTATCGCGCCGAGGGAAGGCCAGTCATCTCAAGAAAGATTGAGGCTAATGGCAACGGGCACCGCGTGGCCGGCTCCCCTTGTACCTACCTCGTAGATTCGGACTCTGCTTTCGCCATCCACCACAGACCGGTTCCGGGATGCACAGATTGCGCAGCATTGACTCCATGCTGGACGCCGCCGCTAAGATTGGACAAGTGGGGTTCATGGTTGAATGCCTTGAGGTCAGGGGCCATTGGGAGCGTTGTTCTTGATGACGTCAAATGTCAGCGGGAAGGCGGGGCCGATGTCGCAATGGCCAGGAACGGCCCCGGCGTCCTTGAGGTTCCAGAACGTAGCCCCGACCGCGGGTATGGTTGCTGGGTCACTGCCGTGTTGAATGTCGTACATACGTTGGGCGTGGGTGGCCATAGCGGAGTCAGTGAGCATAGGAATCGGGTATTCGGGGTCGTTGTAGCACGAGGACCACGCCGCGAGGTACCAAGGTTTACCTTTTTGTCGGCAAAAGTTCGCGACTTTTCTCACGGCGCCGTTAAGGTCGCCTTCGGAGTTGATTTCCAGTTCGCACAGCGGATTTGCTGGGTCCGACATGATGGTCTGCCAGGGAATTCCCGAGCTGTTTGTGCTGTTCAGGTGCGAGAAGCCGCCAGTAGTGATGAGAATGTTCGGGGCTAGCGCTTGCCACTCGGTCAGTGTTCGATGATAGAAGTTGACCATGTCAGTTGCGGTACCTGAGGTCCCGGCGGGGCACGTGCTGTCGGTTTCGCCAGGGAAACATGCCTCGCCCCAGATCTGCACCATGGCTATCGTTGGGGTCTCCTGACGTTTTCGTGGGTGGTTTAGCGTCCGGGAAGCGGCGGGCATAACCCGCCGCGGGTGAGCATTGCCATGGCTATCAACGCTTCTGGGCTGTGAAAGCCGTACGACCTGCGGGTCAAGGCCCGTAGGTGAGTGTTGGTGGCCTCGGATTGGGCGTTGCTCATGTGGTGGATCAGGGTGTTCCAAATCAGCTGCTGGAACCGCTTCAACGTTGCGGCCAGGGCGATGAACCCGGGCAGTTGGGAGCGGCGGGCCCAGGCGATCCAGCCGGCCAGCAGTTCACGGCCGGCCTGGCCCTTGACCTGGAACACCGCGCGCAGTTGCTCCTTCAGCAGATACGCCCGATACAGATGCCGGTTGGTCTGGGCGATCGAGGCGACCGACCCGCGTTGCTCCGGGGACAGGTCCGCCGGGTTTTTCAGCAATGCCCAGCGGCTGCCCTTCACCGACGACGCCTGCGCAGAGCTACTGTTACCCCGCAGCGTGTTCCACGTCTGACGACGGACCTTGTCCAACTCCCGGGTGGCCCACCCCACGATATGAAACGGATCCAATCCCAGCACCGCCTGCGGCGCGCGGGCCGTCACGGTGTCGTGGATCCACTGCGCCCCGTCGGCCGAGACGTGCGTCAACGCCGCCGCCCGTTCTGGGCCGAGCTCGTCGAAGAACCGACCCAGGGTGTCGCTGTTGCGGCCCGGTGCGGCCCACACCAATCTGCCGGAGTCTTGATCGACCACGCACGTCAGATACCGCTGGCCTTTGCGGTGGGAGATTTCATCGATGCCGATCCGCTGCAGCCCCGCGAGCACGTCCCGGCCGGCCAAACCGTCGGCGACGACGTGCTCGATGATTGCGCTCACGTGCCGCCACGACGTCCGCATCAACTGCGCCACCACCGACGAAGCGGTGTGCGCCGCCAACCACGCGCACTGGTCTTCAAACGCTCGGGTTGCCCGCGCGCCGGGTCGGGCCCACGGCACCGCCGCGACGACCACCCCGTGCGTCCGGCAGTTCACCCGCGGAGCCGCAGCCTGCAGGAATACCATCGTCGACCCCC is from Nakamurella sp. PAMC28650 and encodes:
- a CDS encoding IS110 family transposase; protein product: MLFVGDDWAEDHHDIELEDDAGKKLAKIRLPEGLEGVTRLHAVLAAHAPPEWTELPADEAAAQVIIGIETDRGPWVTALRAAGYQVFAINPLSSARYRERYSTSGAKSDAGDAHVLAEIVRLDRAHHRQIAGDSDLADAVKLLARAHQTAVWERTRQQLRLRSALNEFFPIAVQAFSDLTALDSLLLLGRAPDPERAKKLTRSQIVSALTAARRHHVQDKADALLALLRAPALRQPLATEAAYAAVVTAHVAMLMTFNEQIRQLGEVVAENFGHHPAAEIYLSQPGLGIVLAARVLGEFGDDKTRFANARARKNYSGQSPITRASGKKTTVLARFATNRRLGDALHQQAYSALSGSRGARAYYDAMRARNIGHHAALRQLANRLVGIQHGCIKTGTLYDENTAWQHHEAVAQTTAA
- a CDS encoding IS66 family transposase, with the translated sequence MTQPTYAELVELIVEMRTELNILRAENAALKVRVADLEARLRTNSQNSSKPPSADGPGKAKTRSLRTPSTRKPGGQDGHRGQTSAQVADPDVVIRHEPSCCTGCGSDLADATEVGCSRRQVFDIPPIKVHVTEHQIISRRCHCGKTSTGDTPAQAGGPVQYGPVMCAVVIYLFMGQFLSKKRTAQAISELFGIPVSDGTVAAVTSRAAGDLGEFLAQVTARLKSSPVVHFDETGLRCEGRNHWLHSASTPAFTRLFFHRRRGTEAMAKMNILPGFTGTAVHDAWAPYDTYTAARHALCNAHLLRELQAVTDHHHASNTDLPGAWCWAQQVRDALLTLHKAAAAHPDTPVDQAVIAAETVKIRHALLAATHPDGAIGRKHRALARRIHRREVDYLKFASDPAIPFTNNPTEQEIRMTKIRQKISGTMRTEKGAGHFADLRSYLQTTAKHGVPALAALTQLTSRNPWLPAHT
- a CDS encoding Fur family transcriptional regulator; this encodes MTSIGRFEQMLREAALSVTRPRLAVLRAVETHPHADTDSIIGAVKVDHPQVSRQTVYDCLHRLAAAGLLRVIQPSGSVARYESRVVDNHHHLVCRACAVITDVDCAVGEAPCLTASDDNGFSIDEAEVTYWGLCPECSARSVPPAPIPNSRKDSRV
- a CDS encoding ISL3 family transposase, translated to MRGVTIWRKLLGVEQLQVCDVAWEEADDRQVLVVSVRATKGARSRCGRCRRRRPGYDQGGGTRRWRSLDWGSTMVFLQAAAPRVNCRTHGVVVAAVPWARPGARATRAFEDQCAWLAAHTASSVVAQLMRTSWRHVSAIIEHVVADGLAGRDVLAGLQRIGIDEISHRKGQRYLTCVVDQDSGRLVWAAPGRNSDTLGRFFDELGPERAAALTHVSADGAQWIHDTVTARAPQAVLGLDPFHIVGWATRELDKVRRQTWNTLRGNSSSAQASSVKGSRWALLKNPADLSPEQRGSVASIAQTNRHLYRAYLLKEQLRAVFQVKGQAGRELLAGWIAWARRSQLPGFIALAATLKRFQQLIWNTLIHHMSNAQSEATNTHLRALTRRSYGFHSPEALIAMAMLTRGGLCPPLPGR
- a CDS encoding transposase, which produces MTVYFTAVRPDQLPLKVVTIAAGILFPHAAQAIQVSRKVRSIRSKKWHTETVYAVTDLHPTQASAAQLGTWLRGHWSIENRLHWVRDVTFGEDLSQARTGNGPQVMATLRNLAIGLLRLDGARNIAEAVRHHARDPHRPLKLVLTS
- a CDS encoding ISAs1 family transposase; amino-acid sequence: MSSSPRYTVVDQFDEDEFPDIPTAPAALLRALRSVPDPRSARGRRHGLSTILAVAACAVIAGARSFVAIAEWAADTAPAVLAKLGVSSERPCESTIRRTLNRINADGLDVIVGTWAAVVATASKTFQVIAVDGKSVRGSAVAGGRCRHLLSALTHTAGLVLGQLDVDVKTNEIPMFAELLDNIELLGALVTADAMHCQKIHAKYLVEQRGAHYLLTVKGNQPTLRRRLAQLPWNDVDVTDTQKDRGHGRIEKRTLKVTGQVWAGSQGFLLVSWVRAARAGTPCFAVVCR
- a CDS encoding tyrosine-type recombinase/integrase, whose product is MRREAAVPIDEELETEICRQQTIVAEQWPGAHPHLFPALTGNANGQRAMTYYSYRLMMLHWLKVCDIRDEQGDPVHLTPHQWRHTFACRLINRDVPQEVVRVLLDHESTQMTAHYARITDQTPSATLGTGHQGQHQRRTRHP
- a CDS encoding DUF6262 family protein, with translation MNQQVLTNLDRMIEGIQTPHPPTYLPPHDEAPMRSDNSAHLLAAARKRASQTRRQAEAALTRITADAAPVTFDSVAREAGVSRSWLYAQPNLRAEIDRLRQQTPAKTAPAPPPPPQHASDTSTPSTTHPPSSQPRRRLQLEITSGRFTANAAWLVLACIAFNLMRSAEPLLWKDRWWQQPAGQHSLQPGLP